From the genome of Anopheles moucheti chromosome 3, idAnoMoucSN_F20_07, whole genome shotgun sequence, one region includes:
- the LOC128306000 gene encoding protein rhomboid isoform X2: MSGKRSRSFKCAVHHRDREVCSENDFHLIFEDPPLFRRMVHVIAMEVLPEERDRKYYADNYSCCPPPLFVILVTIVELGFFIYHSVTLGPADPAGPVPIDSMFIYRPDKRQEVWRFLFYMVLHAGWFHLGFNLIIQLLVGLPLEMVHGSARIGCVYLAGVLAGSLGTSVFDPEVYLVGASGGVYALLAAHLANVMLNYRNMQYGILRLLAIFLFASCDVGFAIYSRYSVEPASGAPSVSYVAHLTGALAGLTIGLLVLKNFEQKLHEQLLWWVALGVYAACTIFAIVFNLLNTVTVQRLEEESEEVFKQQLFTNFGF; the protein is encoded by the exons ATGAGCGGCAAGCGTTCACGTAGCTTCAAGTGTGCAGTACATCATCGCGATCGTGAGGTTTGTTCCGAGAACGATTTTCATCTGATATTTGAGGATCCACCACTATTCCGCAG AATGGTGCACGTAATTGCAATGGAAGTGCTCCCCGAGGAGCGGGATCGGAAATATTATGCAGACAATTATTCATGCTGTCCGCCTCCGTTATTTGTGATACTAGTTACAATCGTCGAG CTCGGGTTCTTCATCTATCACTCAGTAACGCTGGGTCCGGCGGATCCGGCGGGTCCGGTTCCGATCGATTCGATGTTCATTTACCGACCAGACAAACGACAGGAAGTGTGGCGATTTCTATTCTACATGGTCCTGCATGCAGG ATGGTTCCATCTAGGCTTCAATCTAATCATACAACTCCTCGTTGGGCTACCATTAGAGATGGTACACGGATCAGCAAGGATAGGTTGTGTTTATCTAGCGGGTGTACTAGCCGGTTCGTTAG GTACTAGCGTATTCGACCCGGAAGTATATCTCGTAGGAGCGAGTGGGGGTGTGTATGCCCTGCTCGCTGCTCACTTAGCCAATGTAATGCTAAATTACCGCAATATGCAGTATGGCATTCTTCGGTTACTAGCAATATTTCTATTTG CGTCCTGTGATGTAGGTTTCGCCATCTATTCCCGATATTCGGTGGAACCGGCCAGTGGGGCACCTTCGGTATCGTACGTGGCGCACCTAACGGGAGCCCTTGCCGGGCTCACGATCGGTCTGCTGGTGCTGAAAAACTTCGAGCAAAAGTTGCACGAGCAGCTGCTATGGTGGGTGGCGCTCGGTGTCTATGCCGCCTGCACCATCTTCGCCATCGTGTTCAACCTGCTCAACACGGTAACGGTCCAGAGGCTTGAGGAGGAAAGTGAAGAGGTGTTCAAACAGCAACTATTCACCAACTTCGGCTTCTAG